The genomic DNA CATCGAAAACCCTAGATGCTCCACTGCCTTCCATCCTAGATGGGCCTCAGGTTCGCTTCTGCCATATGCGTCGCTGCCGCCTCAACTAAAAGGCCTCTCTATCATGCACTCTTCAACATGCGACTCAGTgatcaaacacaaaccctaatgaAAATGAACCTGCGATGGAGGAAGAGATCTCTGCTGCTCTTGGACAAACTTCTTCTCCGCGTACTCGCCACTGTCACTGACACCCTTCGCCTCCCCGCCTCCCTCATTTTCAAATCATTTGAGGGGTTTTGTTCCTTACATATTTTTTATGTTTGTTTCTGCCCAAATAGAGTCCTTTTTGTGACCTATTTCTGCGTAAATTTTTAGTCacaaaatattcaattttttgaCTGATTTCAGGTCGATTCTTAGGGCTTCTAGTCGTGAGATGTTGGTGTTCAAGCTTAGTAGAGTTTTGAATCTACTCATCCCTTTTTCAATGATCTCCAGCATCAATTTGGATTTTTCTGGTGAGTATAGCCTCCTGCTCTATTCCAGCTTTCGGTATATcaagtttaaagatttttaagagCTCTATTTCAACCTCTAGTGTGAAATTGCAGATGGGTTTCGTGAGGTATACAGGCTGCCAAAATGGGAATTTTACCTACTTCGATTTAAATCTATTCAATGCAATGTTTTAGCTCATGATCAAAGTAAACTTAAAGGATTAATCCAGAGCCTATGGGAACTTTctgaattcattttatttaaggtattctttcctttaatagtcatccctttagttttctttgtatcagtaTATTGTTATGTTACATATCTTTTTTTTGTGGGAATACGGAAGCTAGTTACATGATTATCTGTCATaattgcaaataaaactaaatttttatgtttGGGGTGTATCTGCTGATTATCTTTACATGATTATTTAAGGTTGTTGtaaattaaaagtttttttatgcCACCGTACTTGCATTTTGGTTCCATATCTTCAAATTCTGGGAGGTTGACCAGCGTCGGCTGCTGTGGAAGTAGCACTTTGTGCTAGCAAATGGAGACAAGCAGCATGCTTCTTTCCAGCACGATGCTGAGCTAATAATGTTTCATTCATACATGGTACGTGGCACTCTTCACACCACACCACCGTGCTTCCATTTGGAACATTGATATTTGTAAACTTGTGCCTTGCATTGTGCTCTTTAGTCTGATAGTGCAGGTGAAGTTTGGAAGAAGTAtcaaaattcatctggcaaagaTTGCACCTATAGAACTTCCCTTGGTTGTTTACAGTTGGTTGATTGCTTTGTCGAGGCCAATTGATCTGTCGAGCCAGATTTCTGTGTAGAGGTGGTTGACACCCATGCTGATGTTGGAGATGTGGCCTATGCTTGAACATCTGGTCTGGAGGTTGGCTGCAATTCAACTGCTGAGGAGAATGTTGTGTTAAGGTTCTATAACAATTTAGTCGCTTGGTAAGAGGTTGTTGTGAATGCAATTTCCACGATTCAACTTGCCAATCTTGGAGTGGTGGTCGGGGAGAATGACTACCAGTTGGCACTGATTCTATGTGGACTCCAGACATTACTTTCCGCTTAAGATTATGCTCTAGAGGCAACTTCTATAATGAGGAAAAAGAGAGGATTAGAAAGAGGAACGAATCAATCACTCATTTTGGGCAGATGGTAAATTATAAGGTGAATCTGAAAGATGAGATAcacgaaataaaattaaaatttcaagatACAATGAGGCTTAtgataaattagcttatgaaaCTAAATTTTTCTGCCATTGTCATTGGTGGTGGATTTGCAGGGATTGCAGCTGCTCATGCACTGAAAAATGCAGCTTTTCAGGTGTTATGTCGATATAAATTAACAGTTTTTTTAGTTGTCTTTACATATTAGATTCTAAGTTCTGATATGAATGTAGTGTGTGAAGTGGCTGGGTAAATTTGTATCACAtggaagtttattttttattccttAGGTTGTGCTTTTAGAATCTCGGGATAGAATTGGTGGTCGAGTTCACACTAACTACTCATTTGGTTTTCCTGTTGACATGGGAGCAGCCTGGTATGcttattttttttgtgtttttgttttcattCCTTCTGAAGAGGATTGTGGCCAGCCTTCAAAATTTCAGTGACTAGAAGTTTTAATTTGGACACTTCAGGTTGCATGGTGTCTGCAACGAGAATCCATTGGCATCTTGGATTGGAAGACTTGGTCTACCAATTTATCGAACTTCTGGTGACAATTCTGTCTTGTATGATCATGACTTGGAGAGGTAATGGTTAACTGAATAACTAACAGATATCACTGATCATGGAGACTATAATCTTATGGAGACAAATTTACTTCTATTTTTCAGCTACGCACTCTTTGATGGTGATGGACATCAAGTGCCTCAAGATCTAGTGGAAAAAGTTGGTAAGGTGTTTGAAACCATTCTGGAAGAGGCAAGTTCTTTATTAACCTTATATCTGTAGTGCtgataacttggaaatatttctcTTGTGAAATGACTGTTCAACGTTTACAAGCTAACAAACTCAGGTATGAAACAAATGAAGACATGTCTATAGCACAGGCTATTAAGCTAGTCATGGAGAGGCATTCAATATGATGCATTATTAATGAATTAAgtctactttatgagatttcagatttttttattattcataggcatttagtttagatcaagtgacatttctttatcttcttcttacaggtggagtttgaaggattaggagaattaagaagcaaggatgaagaagatgaaggattaggagaattaagaagcaaggatgaagaagatgaaggcatttagtttatcttctttctttatctacttggtccacttcgatccaagtacgatgcaaacatggcaaggatgaaggattaggagaattaagaagcagtgttttgttactcttctagtgttgtacatggtaaaagtagttcaaatgatccaactcttcaaaactgttttttttatatcaagattaggatgttgtgttactcttctaggattaggatgttgtgttgttctacctttgttgtaatagtgtcgttgtcattttgttggctgcttttgaaatttcttcggaatgttgtaaatattattttcgaatgttagaaaattatatgttaaattttatttacaaatttagtattttgaatgatttataatactagaaaattgtataataaattttaatatattttttttattttttatcaaaaaaagacaacggtttttcactgttgtcgtaaataggttaaaactgttgttgaagaccctgttattaaaggtagacgctcaaagacaacggtgaaaaactattgtctttgaaggaaaagacaacagtttttcaccgttgtaaaaactgttgtctttgtcttcaaagacaacggttaaaaaccgttgtctttgagtacTCCCTTTAACAACatagcctttaacaacagtcagaaaggggctacgacaacggtgaaaaaccgttgttgtaaggcttttttcttgtagtgggtaTACGGTTAATCAGTCCTTTCTACGCCAATATAAGTCATGTACCTAAacgtgctcaagatatctaactAAACACGAGTAACCCAAAAATCAGAATCCCTATAATATAGAGTTTGTCGGCCCTCTACTAGTCCAACCAACATAATAAATTGATCATCAACTAACTAatctaataagagtaaatcaatcatcgaCTAAttaaactaaggtaaatcgatacacaactacccaagtcaacaagggtgatAAGTCAAACCAAAACTACACAAGTCGACgaggtaaatcaatcctaaactgatcAATCTAGCAGGAGTAAACTGGTTCTCTACTAATTGAGTCAACATGAGTATACAGATATCATCtactatccagctaataataatagaaactaatatgtgactctaactctcatccaactagtagtaacagaagctaaaaccactggtagtatgatatgacgaatcctctgagactgtaatccttgatctctagtagggtcaacTGTTAGACTTTtgagccgcaaaaactgctttttacgttgcgaaaaccccgaagctagccacggatccatgcgaagataaataaaaatattcatgtacatgtttgccTACACTAGacctaccttagatctacatgaaaaagaagtattaCCCCTGTAGCAATGCCTTTCgcttatctcgctcgtccaaatggttgttgGATcttgtagagtgtcaagtgtacactcctctacacgtatccacacggacaaaaggtggagaaaaccacttaaagtgtgctagcactcttgagaggtctcggcaatggaggagaaggggagaaaaagaagagagggagaaaaagaagagaggaagaagaagatgccttGAATGAGCACACCCCACTTCAtgtgtgtggtcggccacttaatagAGGATttaatacctccatgtaataccaagagtcatggctcttggttttcctcatgaggtggcatacaatgatgtagccttgatgatgtagaacatcatcattggccggcccatgccaagtcacaatgaattggcatttggtcaagtcaaacttaacctcttatctcctatggttgatcaaatctaccctttgattcaaatcaatttaatttaatgaatctctattcattgatttaaattgactcaatgaatcatagtctaaattagactcattagacaaatgaatcaaattgagtccaactcaattaatctaatttggattactcttaatctaatttggttcatcacatgaacctaatcctcttggtccatcatatgaacctaatctctatctaattgccctttgtgtgtgagcctataggttcttgtatcgttggcaatgctcctaaactaggagcataagtaatgagcggtatctagcaacacatcattactacccaagttacaagaatgttgagatccaacatcaccattgtgactactaattgtgactctcacaatatgtgacaacgcccttctatccttgacatctaaattgatcaattgagacatagaccgtgtcatcctctaatcaatctatgtcttgaactctaagtaaactcactctaatcaaatgagctcaataactcatattgacttatttgggcatggccatgcacctagtgatctcactctatcaagaatcatgatgtcactcccgtcatataggagagatagatttcatctacatcactcacatcccttcgcataatttgtgtaacgccccgcccctcctgctaaggcgacggggggttACTAggacatacatacctacttaatACAGtagaagtcttacttagagaatttaaaaacttttccttactttaaAATTTCTATGGACAtataaaccacatagcatacttatcgtaaattttgagtcataatacccaaacacataattaatgtcatggagtcataatgaaataacataaacatggcatatttctttatTAACAAAAAGTAGGTCTTTCccttttagccaagccactaccacacacatccttctagcccctcctgctgctcccctagtacatccattccttgcctttatctgtggtacaagaaagtaagctgtgagcactcatggctcagtaagttcctttcataCACACAAAAATcgcatagcatatcaaaatcataagTCATAATGCATGGAACCAAATCTATCATATCAAGCAACATATCATGGcttatcgtaacataatcatcataaagtatcatgacataatataacatgatcatcaaatgtatcctgatatagcataacatcatcataaatatcatggcatactcataaagtatatgcaagttAAATTcctaatcatgtatcatgaaacatatgcaacatgtcttttgaaaacttataatatacatacttaaacataatctcaacatgattagggccccggcttgtaccacatacataaatgcgcgcgtcctatgtaggtccaaggtagcaagtcttgaaccctacaaggcatatatactaggcccgtttcttagttcaTCGACCTAgtggcacttaggagcccatccctaacgaggcccgtttcttagtccatcgaccctggggcgcttatggagcccacccttggtacaagccatacataaagtaaagtagcatgtcatacatatcatagttcttatcatttcatgcatatcatatttcttaacatatcataaaacatgcatatttgggcacacagcacatgcatggatcataagcatacataatgaacatgtcatttatcacatcataagacatgcatatttgggcacacaacatatgcatggatcataaacgtacataatggacatgtcatttatcatatcataaagcatgcataattgggcacatagcacatgcatgggtcataagcatacataatgaacatatcacttatcatagaaagacataatcatacatggaatcatTTAAATGCATCTCCTatttcataacatagcatgggaggcacatctaggtcactaaaccttttatggccgaaagtcaagagtatggacatgaactctagacaacatacaaacataagaaacTCATGATAACTTCtcatcctatcataagaaagatcataagcatgttaacctaaatttttaagccctcctaggttcctacttctttcatggccgaaaccttcatgaagagcaatcaagttctaagcaacatgcaaacatgtaaaccctaaactcatatcacatcatatttcataaggaacaacttgagcatgtttaatttgggttctaagttccctaagcttctaaccttatcatggccgaaccctagcacgccttattctaggttacatgtagcatgaaaaggttgaaccttaagccaatatcctacacatttcatgaggaacatcataagcacatttggttcaagttccaaacttcctaaacccattaactcaaggtggccgaaacatattaaacatggaaactaggtttctagtggcataagagcaaggaa from Zingiber officinale cultivar Zhangliang chromosome 4A, Zo_v1.1, whole genome shotgun sequence includes the following:
- the LOC121972374 gene encoding polyamine oxidase 3-like yields the protein MKLNFSAIVIGGGFAGIAAAHALKNAAFQVVLLESRDRIGGRVHTNYSFGFPVDMGAAWLHGVCNENPLASWIGRLGLPIYRTSGDNSVLYDHDLESYALFDGDGHQVPQDLVEKVGKVFETILEEASSLLTLYL